Genomic DNA from Candidatus Koribacter versatilis Ellin345:
GTCCCCTGCGACGTTACGAATCTCGCCCAGGTTGAGGCCGTCGGGCGCGCCGTAGAAAAAAAGTTCGGGCGCATCGATATTTTGGTTAACAACGCGGGCATAGGGAGCATGGGACGCAAGCTGTGGGAGTTCCCTCCTGATGAATGGGAACGCGTGATGAGCACAAACTTGCGCGGCCCTTACTACCTGATTCGCACGTTTGCTCCCATGATGATCCGCGCCAACAGCGGCCACATCATCAACATCTCTTCCCTCGCCGGCAAAAATCCTCTCCCGAATGGCGCTGCTTATTCGGCCTCGAAATGGGGACTGAACGGGCTTACGCTTTCCGTCGCCGAGGAGTTGCGCTCGCACAACGTTCGCGTCAGCCTCGTCTCTCCCGGTTCCACCGCCACCGACTTCGGCGATCACTCCGCCAAGAACGAAAGCAAGATGCTTTCGGCGGACGATATCGCGAACGTCGTAGCGATGCTGGTCACGCAATCGGCCAACTCGTTCGTCAGCGAAGTGAACATTCGTCCCACGCAAAAGCCGTAAACCTCCGTGCTCTGCTAGCGTTGAACCCGAACACCGGAGAAAATGTTGCGATGAGCGAGATACCACGTTTGCAGGACCTCTTGCACCGTATGTACGACGGCGACGCCTTTTACGGCGACTCCATCGTCACGGTGCTTTCCGATATCGACACCGCGCAGGCCTTCTGGGTTCCCGACGGCGCTTCCCATAACATCTGGCAGATCCTTCGCCACATGACGGTCTGGACCGACATCATTCGGCAGCGTCTCACCAGCCCGACGATCATTGAGGTCGAGAGCAATGAGCAGAACTTCCCAATGGCTCCCGCTGCGAGCGACGCCGGCTGGCAATCGGCACAAGCCGACTTCAAGAGCGCACTCGATGAGTTGATCGCAGCATCCGGAAGCTTCCCTGAAGCGAAGCTGGCAGCCGGCGTCCCAGAACGTGGATACACGTTCTACATGCTGCTCCATGGCGAGGCCCACCACGCGCTCTACCATCTTGGCCAGATCTCGTTGATCAAGGCGATGTACAAAGGTGTGTCGAATCGCGCCGAATCGGCATGAATTGCCGGTAAGCGCAGCCCTTCTGTTTGTAATTCCCCACTACCGATGCTACGATTCGCTTTCCTAAATTCACTCAGGAGGACAGTAATGTCGGATTCAGACAGCAATGGTTTCCTATGGTTTTTGGCGGGCCTTGGCATTGGCGCCGCGGTGGGCATCCTCTACGCCCCGAAGAGTGGCCGCGAGACGCGTGAGCAGATTTTGCAGGCTGCCGAAGATGGCCGCGAAGCCGTGACCAACCGGGCACGCCAGTATCGCGATCAGGCCGGCCAATGGGTGGACAAGAGCAAGCAGTACGTGGATTCGCAGAAGGAACAGATCAAGTCAGCGTTCGAAGCGGGCAAGTCCGCCTATCGCGAAGCCACCGAAGCTGAAAAGCCGGCGAAGGGCTAAACAGGGCTAAGCAATGAACGATACGCTTCTGATCATCTTCATCTCGGTCACTTCGGTCGCCGTGATCATCGAGGCCGGTGTGCTGGCGGCGATGTACGTGGCGATGAAGAAGACCGCGGACGAGGTTTCCAAGTTGTCGCACGAGGTCCGCTCCCGGGCACTTCCCGCCGTGGAGTCGGTGCAGTCGTTGATCGTGAACAACAGGGACCGCGTCGAGGAGATCATCGAGAACCTTGCAGCCGCCAGCACTACGGCGCGCTCGCAACTGGTTCGCATTGACTCCACCCTTAACGACGTCCTTGATCGCACCCGGCTGCAGGTCATCCGCGCCGACGAGCTTGCTACCTCAACCATGGACAAAATCGAGGAAACGACCGAGATCGTGCAGCACGGCATCATCACGCCGGTACGACGCATCAGCGGCGTGATCAGCGGTATCTCCACGGGACTGGGTATGTTTACCGCCAGCCGCAAGGCACGCAAGAACGGCGGGCAGCGAGCGGCGGACGGTGCGCGGTCGGAAGATATGTTTATTTAGGAAGCAGGAGTTAACAGGAACGAAGGCCGCCACAAGCGGCCTTTTTCGTTTGTCGAAGTTTGCGATTGTTACCGAACGCGGACGAAGATCGTTAGTGGTAAGACGATCCTGCACTCACCGGCATCCGCGATTTCAGATGGCCGAGAAGCCGCCGTCGACGGACAAGTCCACCCCATTCACGAAGCTCGAATCGTCCGAAGCAAGAAACAGCGCGGCCGTCGCAATTTCCTCAGGACGCCCCATTTTTCCCCGCGGGATCAGGGATTCGAACATCTGCTTCGCCTCCTCGGTGAGGACTTGGTCCTGCATTGGTGTGGCGATCGGCCCCGGGCTCAGCACGTTTACCCGGATATTCCGGCCCTTAAGTTCGTTAAGCCAGGTGCGTGCAAATGAGCGCAATGCCGCCTTGCTCGCCGCATACACGCCGTAACCAGGAAACCCTTTCACCGAAGCAACCGACCCGGTCATGAAGATCGATCCGCCATCGTTGAACAGCGGCAACGCCTTCTGAACTGCAAACAGCGTGCCGCGCGTATTCAGGCCGAAGGCCGCATCGAAGTGCTGCTCGGTAATCTCGCCCAGGGGCACGGACTCGCCCGTACCGGCGCTCGCGTACAGGATGTCGATCTTGCCCTTTTCTCGTTTGACTGTTTCGAACAGGCGGTCGAGGTCGTTGAGATTGGCCGCGTCACCGCGCACGCCGGTCACGTTCCGGCCAATCAGCTTGACGGCCTCATCGAGCTGTTCCTGCCTCCGACCCGTGATGAAAACGTAGGCACCTTCTTCAACGAAGCGCTTGGCGCTCGCCAGCGCCATGCCGCTCGATCCTCCAGTGATGACTGCAACCCTACCCTCAAGCTTTCCCATGACTGCTCCCTTCGATAGATGTGTAGCATCCATACAGAAGAGTAGATTTCCTTGACGGTGGACGAGAACTGCTCGTAAGTCCTGATGTTTTGTCTATTCGTCCAAACTAAGAGGCGACGTTGGATCCGATAACTGACATCTTCAGAACGATGCACGTAACCGCTTTCGGTCAGCACAGGCTCGAAGCTACAGCTCCGTGGGGCTTGATACAGAAGCGGGCCGAAGAAAAAGTCACAGCTTCCGACAAAACCCACTCACCCACAGATTTGGCGCACTTCGCCATGCTGTCGCGCGGGAACTGCTGGCTGAGTGTGGAAGGGATTCCGAAGCCGATTCCCCTCACCGGTGGTGATTGCATTTTGCTGGCCCGGGGGACTTCGATCGTTATGCGCGACAGCCTGCGAACGCGTCCGAGGTTGAGTTTCCGCGAGATCGGGGCCAGGGCGAAAAGCAATGTCGCTCATTACGGAGGCGGTGGCGCACCGACGACAATCGTCTGCGGGTCCTTGAGTTTCGATCGCGCCAACCTGAAGCCGATCACTCAGTTATTGCCGAGATTCATTCTGATTAAAGCCGATGAGGCGCGAACGCTTGCACTTCACAAGACAATGCAGGCGCTGGCCTCAGAAATGGCAGAACAGGCGCCGGGATCGGAAGTCGTGGCGACTCGACTGGCCGAGGTTCTGTTCATCCAGGCACTCCGGGCGCATATCGCGTCGGAATGGGAGTGGCGCAACCAAGGATGGCTACGTGCAATTTTCGATCCTCAAGTAGGCGCTGCCCTGAATGCCGTTCACGACAGTGTGAGTACGCCCTGGACCGTCGAATCCCTGGCCGCTGCGGCGACCATGTCGCGCTCCGCATTCGCAGTCCGTTTTAAAGAACTACTCGGACAAACACCCTTGGAATATGTAACCGAGTGGCGGATGCAGAAGGCGATGCAGTTACTACAGCAGCGCGACAAGAAGCTCATTGACGTTGCCCGGTCGGTCGGTTATGAATCCGACGCTGCGTTCAGTAAGGCGTTCAAGCGAGTTGTCGGGGCTAATCCTGGCGAATACCTCAAGCGCGGGGCTTGAGAACAGGAACCCGCGGAGGATTCTACGCGCGAGGGTCGATGAGCGATAGCAGCCAGAACTACAACCTATTGTCATGC
This window encodes:
- a CDS encoding AraC family transcriptional regulator; this encodes MDPITDIFRTMHVTAFGQHRLEATAPWGLIQKRAEEKVTASDKTHSPTDLAHFAMLSRGNCWLSVEGIPKPIPLTGGDCILLARGTSIVMRDSLRTRPRLSFREIGARAKSNVAHYGGGGAPTTIVCGSLSFDRANLKPITQLLPRFILIKADEARTLALHKTMQALASEMAEQAPGSEVVATRLAEVLFIQALRAHIASEWEWRNQGWLRAIFDPQVGAALNAVHDSVSTPWTVESLAAAATMSRSAFAVRFKELLGQTPLEYVTEWRMQKAMQLLQQRDKKLIDVARSVGYESDAAFSKAFKRVVGANPGEYLKRGA
- a CDS encoding YtxH domain-containing protein, whose product is MSDSDSNGFLWFLAGLGIGAAVGILYAPKSGRETREQILQAAEDGREAVTNRARQYRDQAGQWVDKSKQYVDSQKEQIKSAFEAGKSAYREATEAEKPAKG
- a CDS encoding SDR family NAD(P)-dependent oxidoreductase, whose product is MGKLEGRVAVITGGSSGMALASAKRFVEEGAYVFITGRRQEQLDEAVKLIGRNVTGVRGDAANLNDLDRLFETVKREKGKIDILYASAGTGESVPLGEITEQHFDAAFGLNTRGTLFAVQKALPLFNDGGSIFMTGSVASVKGFPGYGVYAASKAALRSFARTWLNELKGRNIRVNVLSPGPIATPMQDQVLTEEAKQMFESLIPRGKMGRPEEIATAALFLASDDSSFVNGVDLSVDGGFSAI
- a CDS encoding DinB family protein gives rise to the protein MSEIPRLQDLLHRMYDGDAFYGDSIVTVLSDIDTAQAFWVPDGASHNIWQILRHMTVWTDIIRQRLTSPTIIEVESNEQNFPMAPAASDAGWQSAQADFKSALDELIAASGSFPEAKLAAGVPERGYTFYMLLHGEAHHALYHLGQISLIKAMYKGVSNRAESA
- a CDS encoding SDR family oxidoreductase, whose protein sequence is MADSPIEYLPLHNQVSVVTGSSRGMGAAIARRLAIMGAAVVITARHAEGLSATAQSIRENGGQCEAVPCDVTNLAQVEAVGRAVEKKFGRIDILVNNAGIGSMGRKLWEFPPDEWERVMSTNLRGPYYLIRTFAPMMIRANSGHIINISSLAGKNPLPNGAAYSASKWGLNGLTLSVAEELRSHNVRVSLVSPGSTATDFGDHSAKNESKMLSADDIANVVAMLVTQSANSFVSEVNIRPTQKP